Within the Gloeobacter kilaueensis JS1 genome, the region CCTGGGCCGGATCGCCGACACCCGCGCCGTAGCAGCCCTCGTCGCCGTTCTCGCCTGCGAGGACTACTACGTGCGGGAGGCCGCTTGCTGGGCATTGGCCCGGATTAAGGACCGGCAGGCGACACAGCCGCTTCTGGCTTTGCTGCGCGAGGGCGGCAACCAGCCCTACGAGGCGCTCATCGAGGCGTTGGGCGACCTGGGCGCTACTGCCGCCGAACCGCTCATTCGGCCTTTTTTGCACAACGCTACCGGGCGGGTGCGCTACGCCGCTGCCCGCTCGCTCTTTCAGCTCACCGCTGAATCGGGTCTGATTGCGATCATCCTCGAAGGACTGGCGAGCGACGACAGTCACATCCGTCGGGGGGCTCTCTTCGATCTGGCCGACACCGGTCATCTGCCGGTCGCTCCCCACATCGTCGGAGCCGATGTGACGACGACCCTCAAGCTGGTAGCACTCAAGCAACTGGTCGATGTCCAGGAGGACGAGCAGGAAGCGATGGCGGTGCTGCCTTTTATCGACTCGCTGCTTTGAAGTGGCAGGGGCGATGATAGGGAGTATGAAAACGTCCATCGAACCGCTGCTCGAACAGTTCGAGCGGCTCTCCAGCCCGGCTGAGTTGCTCTGTGTCGTCCGCGAGATTGCCAAAAGCGGCGATCCGGCTGGTGCCGGGCCACTGATTCGTGCCATCGGCTTCAACGACGCTGCCTTCCACGATGTCGCCGTCGATGGCCTGATTGCGGTGGGCGCACCGGCGGTCGAGCCGTTGCTCGCAAGCCTCGACGGCCTCGACTACGGTGCGCGCTACCGGGCTCTCAAGGCGCTCGTAGCCATAGGCGATCCGCGCGCCCGGCCCGCCTACGAGCACTGGCTCAAGGCAGACATCATTCCTGGTGTGCGCTGCATCTGCGTCAAAGGGCTGTCCCGCTATCCGGACACCGAGCCTTTTTTGTTGCAGGCGCTGCAGGACAGTGTCTGGGTGGTGCGCTACTACGCCATCCAGATGCTCGTCGAGCGCGGACTCACCCCCCAGACCCGCTCAGCCGTCGAGGCTCTGCGCACTGACCCGGAGCGGATCGTAAGGCTCAAACTGATCCAGGTGCTCGGCGCGTCGTCCTAGGGCGTGCTCGAACTGGTCGGGGGCGGTGGGGTAGCCGCCGGGACTGGAGCGGCGACGGTCGGTCTGGCCGGTGGGGCTGGAACGGTTTCTACCGGAGCAGCGGTCGTTCCTGCCAGGCCAGTAGCGGGGACAGTCCGCTCCTGGAGAGGGTTTTCCGGCTGTTCCCCGGTGCGCCGCTGCTTGCGCCGCGACGACCTGGTAGTAGACCCGTCGGTTGCCTTTGGCGGATCCGGTGACACCGTTGCCTGGTCGATCGTGGCAATCTCGCGATCGACGATCGTCGCGGCCTTGCGGGCGGCTTTTGCCGTAACGCCCTCGTCGAGCTTGAGCGTCGGCTCAGGGAGCGGAGCGGCCTGGGCTGCCACCTGGGGAAGCGGCGGTTTCGAGCTGCCCGTCGGCGCTGGCTCGGATTTTGGCTTGATCGAAGTTGGCGGTGCCTGTTTTGCTACCGGAGCCGGCTTCGGTGCCGGAGGCTGGACAGGCGTTTTGACAGCTGCAGCGATAGGCGGGGCACTGCGGGTTTCGGTAGCTGGGGCAGTAGGGCGCGCAGCGGAGATAACCCCCGGAGCAGGGGCGGTGGTCCGGCTCAGGCGCGGCAGCACAAAAACAGCACCGGCGAGGACCGCCGCCATACTGCCGGCGGCGATGGGCAGCCAGGGTTTGGGCCGGGGGCGCTCGACGCTGAGGGGCTTTGGCGCAGGGGCAGCCACCGGCATCTCTGGAGGTGCTGCCGCTGCTACTGCCGGGATGGGCTCTGCCGGCTCGCTGCTTTTGGGTACGATCGTCTGGGGGCGCTCGGGCAGTTCGACCGTCGGCAACTCAGGCTCTTTGACCGCACCGGGAACATACTTGAGCAAGACAAAAGTAATGTTGTCGTGGCCAAGTTCACGCAGGGCCAGTTCGATGAGCTTAGGTGCGGCGCTTGAGAGGTCTTGATCGAGGAAGGGCCGCAGAATGCTCTTCCAGTGGCGCTCGATCAGATCGCCGTCGCACAATCCGTCGCTGCACAACAGCACCAGGCATTCTTCCGGCAGAACAAAGCTCTGGACGACGGGCTGGAGGGTGCCCTGGGGCATCAGGCCAAGTGCCTGGGTGAGAGTGCCACCGGTCGGGATCAAGGCGGCGGCGCTACTTGCGGCGTGGGCGCGGGAGATTTCTTTTTGGGTCAGGTCGTGATCGACGGTGAGCTGCTGGCAGTGCTTGCGGTTAATAAGATAGATGCGGCTATCGCCGACGTGGGCGACGTGCAGCAGGGCTCCGTCCTGGTAGCAGGCGACCACGGTTGTGCCCATCTTGCCGGTACCGGTGCGGCGCTGCTGCTGGTTGACCTCCCAGATCTGCAGGTTGGCTTTTTGGAGCGTCTCGATGAGCTGACTACGGATCTCGCGGGGCGTCAGTCCCTGGCTGGCCAGATTTTTGAGATCTTTTTCGAGGCTTTCGGTGGCCATGCGGCTTGCCACCTCGCCGCCGTCGTGACCACCCATCCCGTCGCAGACGATGGCAAAGCGCCCGCCCGGCTCGTAGGCAAAACAGTCTTCGTTGTTTTTGCGCCGCCGACCAACGTCGGTGGCAGCCGTCACTTCGGCGATGCGCCCCGAGGCAACCAGGATCGCAAGCGACTCGATCGCCTCAAGCAAATCGGAGGCGTTGCCGACCTGACCCGATTCGACAGCGACGATGAGCGAAGCGAGTACCGAGGAGAGGGGCTGCAGTGTGCGCCAGCAACCGACCAGATCGCTTAGAGTGACACTCTGCCCATCTGTGTCGCTTTTTAAATAAAACAGGCGAATCTGCCAGCCCTGCACGCCAATGTTGGTGGGCAAAAGCAGCGACGATGCCACTTTTTGAGCGACGCAGGGTTCCCAGAGCCTGACAATCTGAGCAAGCCAGCCTAGCTGCTGCAGCACGTTCGCCTCGCGCCAGCCCTCGATCAAATTTTGCCAGGGCACTCCGTCATCGACCGGCACGTTGCTCAACAGCAGGCAGGGCTCACCGGGACCATTTAGAAAGGTAAAAACTTCTGGTACAGCCCAGCGCCAATCGTTGAGGCGCTGATAGGGCTGAGCACTCGCCGGCAGATGGCTTGCCGGAGATTCATCGGTGTTGGGGGGCGGCTGGTGGGGAGAAAGATCGCGCACCACCGGCAGCACCCCGGAGCGCACCTGCTGGTAGCGCTCGCCCAGGCGAGCCGCTAGCTTCTCAGGATTACCTAGGGCGAGATAGTACATGGGAACTTCCTGGGTACGGACTCCGCCGATCTGGCTGGCAGCTAGGGAAGGATACTGGCCTGCACTGCATATCCTATCGCCTTAATCGGTGGAGCTTGCAACTTTGAACATTCGGCGCTGGGATATTCTAAATGTGTTGTGAACTACTTCGGCTGTGACCTACGTTATCTCTCAGACACTCAGCACTCTCCCCGACGAGCGGGGCCGCTTTGGGCGCTTCGGTGGTCAGTATGTACCGGAGACGTTGATGAGCGCTCTGGCACATCTGGAAGCTGCTTTTCACCAATATAGGCAAGATCCGGCCTTTCTCAGTGAGCTAGCGGCTCACCTGCGCGATTTTGTTGGTCGGCCTACCCCTCTGTACTACGCAGAGCGGCTGAGCGGACGCTACGGCGGTGCCCAGATCTATCTCAAGCGCGAAGATCTCAACCACACCGGTGCCCACAAGATCAACAACGCCCTGGGCCAGGCGCTGCTTGCCCTGCACATGGGTAAGCGCCGGATCATCGCCGAAACGGGAGCCGGTCAGCACGGCGTCGCCACCGCCACCGTCTGCGCCCGCTTCGGACTCGAATGTATCGTCTACATGGGGGTGCGCGACATCGAGCGCCAGAAGCTCAACGTCCAGCGGATGCAGCTTCTGGGGGCCGAGGTGCGGCCTGTGGCAGCCGGGAGCGGCACCCTCAAAGACGCTACCTCCGAGGCGATCCGCGACTGGGTGACGAACGTCGAGACCAGCCACTACATCCTGGGCTCCGCCGCCGGTCCCCATCCCTATCCGATGCTGGTGCGCGAGTTTCAGGCGGTAATTGGCCGCGAGACGCGTAGACAGTGCCTGGAGCGCTTCAACCGCCTGCCAGATGTGCTCCTTGCCTGCGTCGGCGGTGGCTCCAACGCCATCGGCCTGTTCCATGACTTTGTCGATGAACCCGCCGTCCGCCTCATCGGCATCGAAGCGGCAGGCGAGGGCTTAGCGAGCGGCAAACACGCTGCCACCCTCACCGCTGGCCGCTCCGGCGTTCTGCACGGCGCGATGAGCTACGTGTTGCAGGACGACGACGGCCAGGTGCTCGAAGCTCACTCGATCAGCGCCGGTCTCGACTATCCGGGCGTCGGACCTGAGCACAGCTACCTCAAAGACATTGGCCGCGCCGAGTACTACGCCATCAGCGACGAGCAGGCCCTCGAAGCGCTAAAACTGGTGAGCGCCACCGAAGGCATTATTCCGGCCCTCGAAACCGCCCACGCCTTCGCCTACCTCGAAACCCTCGCCCCCCAGCTTGCAGGTGACTGTCTCATCGTCGTCAACTGCTCAGGACGCGGTGACAAGGACATGGGCACCGTCGCCCGCGCCTTCGGCTGGTGATCTGTGGTCCTCCGAGCGGCAGAAGACAGGCCGTCTAAGCTGGAGGCGGCGAGTGTGGACGGTGAGTGACCAGACAACAGTGGGCGATTGTCGTCGTAGGGGCGCTCCTGCTCTGGGGTGCCTTTCTGGTACTGGTTCCGTTTTTAGATGCGATTCTCTGGGCGGCGATTCTGGCGCTGGTGAGCTGGCCGGTCTATGAGCGGCTGCTGGGTTCTTCTGGCAAGCGCGGTGTCGGCTCGTCGCTTGCGATGACGGCGCTGGTGTCGCTGGCGGTGATCTTGCCGGTGGTGCTCATCGCTGCCAGTCTTGCCCAGGATGCGCTCGTCACTTACCGCTCGATCCAGACTGGGGGCGTGTTCTCCCTGGCATCGTTAAAGGCGGACGACGGTGTTTTTGCCAGAACCCTCGGCCAGATTCCGCTGGTGGGTACATCGCTGCGCCAGTGGCTGGCCCAGATCGATCTCGTTCAATTGCAGGAGGGGCTCAAGGGCGGAGCCGGGCGACTTTTGACTTTTCTGGCGACAGCGGGCCGGACGGTGAGCAGTGCAATTGTCACTCTGGCGCTTGTCATCTTTACGGTTTTCTTCTTTTATCTGAGTGGCCCGGAACTGCTGCGGCAACTGCGAGCCGCCCTCGATCGGTTAGGGGGGCCGCAGCTGGTGGCGCTCCTTGAGCCCCTCGCGACGACGGTACGCTCGGTGGTGCTCGGGCTCATTCTTACAGGTGTCGCCCAGGGAGTGCTCGCAGGCATTGGGCTTTGGGCAACCGGAATTCAGGCGGCCTTGATCCTAGGCGTCCTGGCAGCACTGCTATCGATTCTGCAGATTCCAACGCCGCTGGTCTGGTTTCCGTGCGTCGTCTGGCTTGGGGCAAACGGGCAGATCTGGCAGGGCGTTGCTCTATTTGCCTGGGGGGCTCTGATCGTGGGCACGATCGACAACGTCTTGAAGCCCGTCTTTATCAGCCAGGGCACGGGCATTCCCTTTTTGCTCGTCTTCTTTGGCGTGCTGGGCGGCCTGCTCGCCTTCGGTACGATCGGCATCGTCCTGGGACCGGCGATTCTTTCGCTGCTACTGGTGCTCTGGCGCAGCTGGATTGCACCCACCGAGGCGATCGCAAGCAAAGAAAGCTAGCGGTCGCTCTCGCCCGGCTCCTCGCCCGTTGCCGCAACGAGCGGTTTGCGCAAAAAAGCGGGCAGGGCCGGGCTGTTGCCGCTCCAGGTGGCTCCTGGTACGGTGCGCTCCTGGCGTTCGGAGGCGAGAGTCTGCTCGCTGGCGCGCAATTTTTGTTCGAGTCGCTCCTCGCGCTCCTGGCTAAAGGCGAGCTGATGGTTGAGGCTACTCACCTGATTGCGCAGCGACTGGATTTCGAGTTGTTGCATCTCAAGCAGCAGCAATTGCTTTTTGGCCAGCTCTACCGTGCGCAATGCCTGAGCGAGCTGGGTGCGCAGGTACTGTTCGGCTGCTACCTGGGTGCGCGCCTCGGCCTGCAACTGAGCAATTTCCAGCTCAAGCGCCTCGATTTTAGTAGGCTCTGGCATCACTTCCCGGCACGAGCAGTTGGTTCTATCTTGACTGCTCACGGTAATTTGTGCTCGAAAGTCCCCCTATCCCGGTAGGATCGTTGCCACCGGTCAAAGGAGAACGATGTCCTCTGCCCAGTCTCTGGCAGCAGCTCAGCAAAAGCTCCTGCCCGTCGTGCGCGAGCTGGTGCGGGCCTACCAGGCATTTGTCCGTTACTCGGACCGGCAGGTGCGCACCCTGGGCCTCACTCCGCCCCAGTTCGACGTCATTGCTACCCTCGGCAACACCGGGGGGATGAGCATGTGCAGGCTGGGGGAGAAGACGCTCATCACCAAGGGCACACTCACCGGCATCGTCGATCGCCTCGAATCGAAGGGACTGGTCCACCGCCGGGTGGCGGAGGGCAACCGCCGCAGCTTTGTCGTCGCCCTCACACCCGAGGGGGAAGCCCTCTTCGAGCAAGTCTTTCCAGCCCATATCGCCCATCTCCAGGTGCGCTTCGAGCGGTTGAGCGAGGCGGAGCGGCTGGCCCTGCTCGCCGCCTTCGAGCAGTTTCGCGCCCTCTTTGCCGATCCGTAGCGCTATTTTCCTGGTGGAGTTTCACCCTTTTCGGCCTGCCGTACCGCTTCTTCGAGCGATTGTTCGAGTCGGCTTTTGAGCAGCTGCGGATCGGTCGGCTGCTGCATCTGCTCCGCCTGGGGATCGTGGCGGTTGCGGACAACCGGGATGTCGCGGCGCAACTCTTCTAGCAGGGCAATCGCCTTGGCGGCCTTTTGCTCGGCGAGCAGGCTGATCTGCAGGCTCAGTTGTTCGCGCCGCTCCGCCAGCCTGCCCTGGCGATTCTGGGTAATCAGCACTGCCGTTGCCATCACCAGCGCACCGACGTTGATCGCCGTCGCCATCGCAAAAAAAGGCGGCGGATCGATAGGATGCTGATGAAAGCCGGCAGCGAGAAAGTTATACGCGCTCCATAGCCCGATTATGACCAGGATGCTGTACAAAAAAGCCGGTCTACCCAAAAAAGCGGTCAACTTCTCAGCAAAGCGCTGATGGCGGCTGACTTCCTGCTCGGCTTCCTGGCGCAGGGCCACCAGCGTACTGATGCTCTCGCTGACGTGCTCGGCCAGCTCAGATTCTGAATCCTGGCGGGGTGGGCTGGTGCGCTTGCCGTTCATTTTTCTATTGAAGGGCGCACAGAAGGCAACCAGACCTTCCCAAAGACAGGTTTGGCGTGGACCTCCTGCTGAACAGCGCCGACCAGTTTGGTTATCCTAAGTTGCAGAGGCGAGGCACACTCGACCGTTCTTTCATAAGGGGGAGCGATGCTCTCACAGATCGTTCGACCGATGGTCCACACCCAGATTCGGCTGCTCGCCAGCTCGGAGGCACCGCGCTCGACGTTGATGAACCTGCTGGCCCAGTGGCTGGGATTTATCGGCGTCCGCGCCCAGATCACTCACCTCGAACCGGACACCAGCCGCATCCACATCGCCTTTTGCGTCGAGAAGCCGGAAGCCTGCGATCTCTACGACTGGCAGCACATCCTGGGCAAGTTGCGCTCAGCCCCGACGGAGAGCCCAACTGGCACCGCCCAACTCAGCGCTTTCCAGGAGCGGCAACTGCACCGCCTGCTCGCCCACATGATCCAGGTAGGCAACCCCGACCCGACGCCGCCCTGGGAACACCTCAGGCCCCAACTGGTCTCTTTGGGCTTTGCTGAATCGACCCTCACTGGCATCCGCGCCTGCCTGGCTGAGCCGCAGCCGCTCGATGAGATCCTGGCCCACCTTGAGCCGGATGTGGCGGCGCTGGCCCTCGCCAGGGCGGTCGGCATCGCCATGCTCGATCGCCAGATCAATGCCTCCGAGGACAGCGCCCTCAAGGCGCTGCTGCGCACGATGAGCCGCTCGCACTAATCGAAGTAAAAGAGCGTGACGACCTTGCGCATATCCTCGGCGAACTGGCAGGCTTCAAGCAGCACATTTGAATCGTGAAAGGCAAAGCAGATGAGCTGCTGCGCCTTCTCGATGATTTCGCGGTTGCAGAGGATGCTCGCCTCGCTCAGGGGCAGGTGATTGTTCTCAGGATGTTCGACCAGATGAATGATGTTTTCGAGTTGTTCGCGCGATTCGCGGGGCTGGCTTGCCAGGCTCTGGGGCAAAATGACCGTAAGCGCGTTGGCGTCGGCGCGGACCGCACCACGGATCACCGCCTGGTTGGTACCGGTGGCACCGCTGGTGAGGATGCGGTTGCCGGTAAGCGCCAGGGCGTAGCTCAAGATCTCGATGAGCTGCTGATGACCGAGGGGCACATGGCGCGAACCGAGGATGGCGATCTGCTTGGATGCCGTCTGCTGGATGGTCATCAATTCCTGCATGAACGTATCGAGTGCAGGTGGATTTGTGGCGGCGCGTGTCAACTACCTCTCCCGTCTGGCCCTGGGCCGAAAACAGCGTTCCTAGCTTATCAACTTGCCGGGTTTTTGAGCAGCAGATAATACAATCGGGCTGCAGAATTGATCTGCCCGGCTCTGTACTCGGCCTCAGGACCGGTACCGACAAACAGATCCAACCGGCCCCGGCCCCGGATCGCAGCACCAGTGTCTTGATCGAGGACGAACTGCCTGAGGGGCCCGTCGCGCAGCTCAGCCTGGATAAAAAGCAGCGCCCCCGGCGGAAAGACGCGCTTGTCCATCGCCGCCGAGTGCATCGCCGTCACGGGCCAACCCAGGCTGCCGTAGGGTCCACCGTCGTCGGTCCAGCGAAAAAAGACGTAAGAATCGTTCTTGTAGAGGTACGATTCGAGTTCGTCGGGATGGGCCTTGAAATAATCTTTGACCGCCTGGAGCGTCAGATCCTCGGGGCGGATCTTGCCGTCTTCGACCAAGGCTTTGCCGATGCTGCGGTAGGGCCGGTCGGTCTTGGCGGCAAAGCCGATCGAGCGGGTCGTCCCGTCGGTGAGTTGCAGTCTGGCTGAGCCCTGGACATGGACCAAAAACCGTTCCAGCGGATCGGCGAGCCAGACAATCTCCTGACCGGCGAGCAGATTCTGTTTTTCGATCTCGTAGCGGGTCGGATACGGCTGGATGCCCCGCGCCGTCGCCTGACCGAGGCCGCGCTCGCCACTGGTAACCAGGTCGGCAGGCTTGCGGTAGAGCGGATAGCGAAAGGTGGCAGTCGGTTTGAGGCTCGCCCGATAGATCGGCGCATAGTAGCCCGTGATCAATACTTCGGGGCTGTCGGGCTTGGGATCGACCTGGTAGAGCTGAAAATCCCGGAGGACGCGGGCGCTGAAACTCTGGGCATCCGGGGCGGTCTTGAGAATTTCACGAAAGTGCTTGAGACTGCTTGCTAGCCGCGACCGGCTCACGCCCTCCCTCGGATAGACGGCGGCTGCGGCAGGGCTTTTGAGGTACTTCAAGCTCGTATCGATGCTGCGAATCAAGGTCCAGCGGTCATGCCAGCCTCCCGCTAGATCTACCGCCGTCGCGTCGGTCGGGACCAGGAGCGGTGCTGCCGCCACCGGCAGGCTCGAAGTGAGATAAAGGGCACTAATCGTCGCCCAGATCGTCCGTGCCCCAGCGCGTCGCCTCATCTGCAAATTTCTGCCCAATGCGCTCGGTCTTCCGAAGCAAAGTATACAGCAAAGCCAACTCGTCACTGTCGCTGTGGCGGGTATCGCTCGACGACGCACAGCGCAAGTCGCTGCGGATTGCCACGATTTCGCGAGCCTTGAAAGTCACCAAAACCTACGCCATCGTCACCGTGAGCGTTACCTTTGCCCTGGGACTGGTGGGCATTCCGGTAGGATCAATTCTAGCTATCAGCCATCCTCGCCTTATCGGTCGGCTGCTGGATGTCGGCGACTTCGCTGTCGTAGTCGGGAGCACTCTTGTCTAGATGGACAAGAAACTGTGCCTTGAGATGTCCGCTCTAACAGGGGCAGTCCCCGGTGAGCAGCCGTGCATGCAAAACTTAATATTTTGTGCGTTTTAGTTTTCTGTCAATGCTGCCAAAACCGTGTTACTATCACTTCGCTCAGGGCGAGTTGACTCATGAATGCTCACAACAATTGATCCTGACTTCCTAAAACTGAAACTTATTCAGGATGTAGCTTCCTACTCAAACGAACATTTAAGCTGGGTTTACCTAATCTGGAATAGAGGTCAAAAAAGGTTTTCTAGAGAAATTTTTTAGGAAAACCTTCTCTTAGGTTTCTATTTTCGAATAAGTGGATAATAACATCATGAGGAGAAAATAATGTCAACGGAACTCTATCATCATCCGAAACGCTCGGTTGTTTATAATGCAGAGCGACTTTGTGCCATCCTTTGCCTTGGTTTAGCATTGGTTTTGCCAACGGCAGCATGGTCTCAGGAAAATCGTATACAAATCAGGTCGGGTTTTGAACCGTTTTCAGATAAGGTTCAAGTGCGAGGGGCTGCGTCACCTTCAGATGAGCTAACCCTTGACATCTTCGTTAAGGTAAGGGACTACGATGGCTATGTGAAATACTTTAAGCAAATGGAGCTAGGTAACAGGCTACCTGAAAAGGAAGAACAGAAACTTCTCCAATCTTTTGAACCATCACTTGAAGATTACGACACCCTAATTGGTTGGATAAGAGAGCAGGGTCTGTCTATTGTTTTCATGGATCGAGAAGGAAATCGCAAAATCGTTAGAGCAAAGGGAAGAATAGATGATTTAGAATCAGCATTTAAGGTAAAGTTTGCGGAGGTTCAGGTGGATGGGAAACATTATAATGCAGCTCAAAGTCCACCAACTTTGCCAAGCTCCATAGCAAGAATCGTCATGGTAGTTAATGGTTTTCAACCCTATCGACAGCTCATTCAAAATGTTAGAAATGTAGTAGTAAAAGCAGCGCCACTCAAGGCAAAGTAGCATCTAGACATTTAGGAAGGCTCATCAAATGAAGAAGCATCAGACTATAGCCCTAGGTACGCTGGGTGGCAGAGTAAGCAACGCTACTGCAATTAACGAAAGTGGGAATATTGTAGGGAATGCCGAGAATGAAGAGGGCTGTGCTAGAGCATTTTTGTACAAGCAGGATGGTAATAAGTTAATTAATCTAGGAACATTGGGCGGCCTTCAAAGTTCAGCTAGTGCTATAAATAGTAGGGGATTTGTTGTTGGTAGTGCAGAAATTGAAGACGGAGTTTATCATGCATTTCTCTATGGCTCCAATAGTAGAGAACTAATCGACATCAACGTTTTTGAGCATGCTCGAAGCGACGCTAAAGCAATCAATGAGCAAGGGCATATTGTCATTAACTCATACAGTGCAGATAAGCTTACAGAGACTTTGTTGTTCAATCTCGATACTTGGGAAACTAAGCAAGTCGCTGAGAATATTGATTATCCTTGCTACGGCACTGCTATTAACAACAATGATCAAGTTGTCGGTTACATTCAATCTAATGAAGGTGCTAGAGCGTTCGTATATTCTTCTAAAAGTAGTGTTAAGCCATTAAGTATTGTAGCCAATGACAGTTTTGCCTTCGACATAAATGAACAGGGATTAGTTACTGGTTATGCAAGACAGAAAACAAGTTTCTGTGCTTATATCTATGACATATACACAGATAAAATTATGTACTTGGATGTAGCTGAAAATCAAAATTGTTTCGCACGGAGTATCAACGACAACGGCTTTGTAGTAGGCACTTCACAAAAGCTTCTTGAAGACAATAGGACTTATTATACTTATGGTTTCTTGTATCATGATACCATGGTTGATCTTAATGAAATAGGAATTGTTACAAATTTGGATAATATCGTCGATGCAACTTCGATTAACAACAGCGGCTATATTGTTGGTTCTACAACGTCACAGCAGGCATTTCTCCTGAAACTTGATAGTTAACCAAGTTTGATTTGAAATGTGACTTGATTACAAGAAGAGAGGTAGATGTAAAATGTTCATAAGAGTAACGAACAACTTGAGTGTTTTGTTCGCATCAACAGTGTGCTCGCTACTTTTTGCTACGCCTCCTGTAGTTGCACAAGTATCACCAGATGCTCTCTCGTGCGGAAACTTAACTCCCGTAAGCAAATCTGATACGAGTAAGCCTAATATGGTGACCTTTGCATCAAATCTTAGCTACGATACGGGGGACACCACAATTGGGGGGCTTTGGGAAAAATCTGCAGCAGGTAGTCAAGGATATCCGATTAATTACGCGTCCTATATCAATGCCCTTGGTCAACCTCTTCCAGGCTATCCAACTACTATAAGTCAGCTTATTACTCCTGATGCTATTGACTCCATTGTGGTCAATGCAGTTGTGGATGGCATGCCTTACTCACA harbors:
- a CDS encoding DUF3466 family protein — encoded protein: MKKHQTIALGTLGGRVSNATAINESGNIVGNAENEEGCARAFLYKQDGNKLINLGTLGGLQSSASAINSRGFVVGSAEIEDGVYHAFLYGSNSRELIDINVFEHARSDAKAINEQGHIVINSYSADKLTETLLFNLDTWETKQVAENIDYPCYGTAINNNDQVVGYIQSNEGARAFVYSSKSSVKPLSIVANDSFAFDINEQGLVTGYARQKTSFCAYIYDIYTDKIMYLDVAENQNCFARSINDNGFVVGTSQKLLEDNRTYYTYGFLYHDTMVDLNEIGIVTNLDNIVDATSINNSGYIVGSTTSQQAFLLKLDS
- a CDS encoding protease pro-enzyme activation domain-containing protein yields the protein MSTELYHHPKRSVVYNAERLCAILCLGLALVLPTAAWSQENRIQIRSGFEPFSDKVQVRGAASPSDELTLDIFVKVRDYDGYVKYFKQMELGNRLPEKEEQKLLQSFEPSLEDYDTLIGWIREQGLSIVFMDREGNRKIVRAKGRIDDLESAFKVKFAEVQVDGKHYNAAQSPPTLPSSIARIVMVVNGFQPYRQLIQNVRNVVVKAAPLKAK